One Pseudonocardia abyssalis DNA segment encodes these proteins:
- a CDS encoding PadR family transcriptional regulator, with protein sequence MNSPRFRGHPRHPRFGAPETAGPGPFARPSFARPPFGGPADDDTDGPRRHGGPRGRRHGGGPRFGGPAFGPGFGPGGRGGPFAGGPRGRRGRRTSRGDIRAAVLALLSEQPRHGYEIIQEIAERSGGTWRPSPGSVYPTISQLEDEGLVSVEKTDGRRVVSLTGSGTTYVAEHRAELDAVWEQVGAEADSEAGELWEQLGQLHAAAQQVMGAGTPEQITAATAALTEARKTIYRLLAE encoded by the coding sequence ATGAACAGCCCACGATTCCGGGGACACCCCCGGCACCCGCGCTTCGGCGCACCCGAGACGGCCGGTCCCGGCCCGTTCGCCCGGCCTTCGTTCGCCCGGCCCCCGTTCGGCGGACCGGCCGACGACGACACCGACGGACCCCGACGGCACGGCGGCCCCCGCGGCCGACGGCACGGCGGCGGCCCCCGCTTCGGCGGCCCGGCCTTCGGCCCCGGCTTCGGCCCGGGCGGGCGCGGCGGCCCCTTCGCCGGCGGCCCGCGCGGCCGTCGCGGACGCCGCACCTCGCGCGGTGACATCCGCGCTGCCGTACTGGCTCTGCTCTCCGAGCAGCCGCGGCACGGCTACGAGATCATCCAGGAGATCGCCGAGCGCTCCGGTGGCACCTGGCGCCCGAGCCCCGGCTCGGTGTACCCCACCATCTCCCAGCTCGAGGACGAGGGCCTGGTGTCGGTCGAGAAGACCGACGGCCGCCGGGTCGTCTCACTCACCGGGAGCGGCACGACCTACGTCGCCGAGCACCGCGCCGAGCTCGACGCGGTCTGGGAGCAGGTCGGGGCCGAGGCCGACAGCGAGGCCGGCGAGCTGTGGGAGCAGCTCGGCCAGCTCCACGCAGCGGCGCAGCAGGTGATGGGCGCCGGCACGCCGGAGCAGATCACCGCCGCCACCGCGGCCCTGACCGAGGCCCGCAAGACGATCTACCGGCTGCTCGCCGAGTAG
- a CDS encoding MFS transporter: protein MEAISPASTPAPTPSRRIWVVWVVALSAYLVGVMHRTSFGVAGLEAADRFGAAPAVLSGFVVLQLLVYASLQIPVGVLLDRFGAKRLVVVGALTMAAGQVALALATGLPLAIFARVLVGTGDALTFISVLAVVNAWFPVRRVPLMTQLTGLLGQLGQVLSALPLAALLYGPGWSTAFLSAAGLGVFVAIAVLLVVRNRPPGAAPPPPAPSPREIVDGLKKSWREPGTRLGLWTHMGTQFSGTVFALLWGVPYLVAGQGFSSGQASALLTLFVGVGIVAGPLFGEFTARHPLRRSWLVLTVIGLTAATWTVVLLVPPPAPHWLLVVLVVVLALGGPGSMIGFDYARTFNPGHRQGTAVGIVNIGGFLASLLVAQAVGVVLGLSAGGYSPEAFRAAWTVQYVIWAFATVGILVARRRARRKLAADGVVVPPLREVLARRRH, encoded by the coding sequence ATGGAAGCGATCTCCCCGGCATCGACGCCCGCCCCGACGCCCTCCCGCCGCATCTGGGTGGTGTGGGTGGTCGCGTTGTCCGCCTACCTCGTCGGCGTCATGCACCGCACCTCGTTCGGCGTCGCGGGGCTGGAGGCGGCCGACCGGTTCGGTGCCGCGCCCGCCGTGCTGTCCGGGTTCGTGGTGCTCCAGCTGCTGGTCTACGCGAGCCTGCAGATCCCCGTCGGGGTGCTGCTCGACCGGTTCGGGGCGAAGCGGCTCGTCGTCGTCGGGGCGCTGACGATGGCGGCCGGGCAGGTCGCTCTCGCGCTCGCGACGGGTCTGCCGCTGGCGATCTTCGCGCGGGTGCTCGTCGGTACCGGCGACGCGCTGACGTTCATCTCCGTGCTCGCCGTCGTCAACGCGTGGTTCCCGGTGCGCCGGGTCCCGCTGATGACGCAGTTGACGGGCCTGCTGGGTCAGCTCGGCCAGGTCCTCTCCGCGCTGCCGCTCGCCGCGCTGCTGTACGGGCCCGGGTGGTCGACGGCGTTCCTGTCCGCCGCGGGGCTCGGGGTGTTCGTCGCGATCGCGGTGCTGCTGGTCGTCCGCAACCGCCCGCCGGGGGCCGCCCCGCCGCCCCCGGCGCCGTCGCCGCGGGAGATCGTCGACGGGCTGAAGAAGTCCTGGCGCGAACCGGGCACGCGGCTCGGGCTCTGGACGCACATGGGCACCCAGTTCTCCGGCACGGTGTTCGCGCTGCTGTGGGGCGTGCCGTACCTCGTCGCCGGGCAGGGGTTCAGCTCCGGGCAGGCGAGCGCGCTGCTGACGCTGTTCGTGGGCGTCGGGATCGTCGCGGGGCCGCTGTTCGGCGAGTTCACCGCCCGCCACCCGCTACGTCGCTCGTGGCTGGTGCTCACCGTCATCGGGCTGACCGCGGCCACGTGGACGGTCGTCCTCCTCGTGCCGCCACCCGCCCCGCACTGGCTGCTGGTCGTGCTCGTCGTCGTCCTGGCCCTCGGCGGCCCGGGGTCGATGATCGGCTTCGACTACGCGCGCACGTTCAACCCCGGACACCGCCAGGGCACCGCGGTCGGCATCGTCAACATCGGCGGGTTCCTGGCGTCGCTGCTGGTCGCGCAGGCGGTCGGGGTGGTGCTGGGGCTCAGCGCGGGCGGGTACTCGCCGGAGGCGTTCCGGGCGGCGTGGACGGTGCAGTACGTCATCTGGGCGTTCGCGACGGTCGGGATCCTCGTCGCGCGGCGGCGGGCCCGGCGCAAGCTGGCCGCCGACGGGGTCGTGGTGCCTCCGCTGCGCGAGGTGCTGGCGCGCCGCCGCCACTGA
- a CDS encoding SCO5389 family protein, translating to MSLDVPTSVLDDAARGEMDDAQFVAVVRDSLPYAWSTVSAAVADQAPGRPFGEHEVPPPSEQERGQLLRALASNAIRGALERHFGVVLAFQNCHRVAAFAPADVDSAIYREFISPRGQVLNQSPELRDC from the coding sequence ATGTCGCTCGACGTCCCCACCTCCGTGCTCGACGATGCCGCCCGCGGCGAGATGGACGACGCGCAGTTCGTCGCCGTCGTCCGCGACTCGCTGCCCTACGCCTGGTCGACGGTCTCGGCCGCCGTGGCGGACCAGGCCCCGGGCCGCCCGTTCGGCGAGCACGAGGTGCCGCCGCCGTCCGAGCAGGAGCGCGGGCAGCTGCTGCGCGCGCTGGCCAGCAACGCCATCCGCGGGGCGCTGGAGCGGCACTTCGGCGTGGTGCTCGCGTTCCAGAACTGTCACCGGGTGGCGGCGTTCGCCCCGGCGGACGTGGACTCGGCGATCTACCGCGAGTTCATCAGTCCCCGGGGTCAGGTGCTCAACCAGAGCCCGGAGCTGCGCGACTGCTGA
- a CDS encoding ATP-binding protein: MRIAFVGKGGSGKTTSAAVFSRYLAEQGHPVLAIDADINQHLGQALGHDGEPPRPLGSDLTWLKDHVRGTNPRIASAATMIKTTPPGPGSRMLDLDPAGELLARYSVEVAGVQQLVTGEFDEADIGVSCYHSKTGAVELYLNHLIDGPGEYVVVDMTAGADAFASGLFTRFDLTVLVSEPTRRGVGVFRQYAEHAAGHGVALAVLGNKVADDADVAYLREQVGDALIGWFEQSSWVRAAERGSVQPVSALEPANLAALAAVRSALDARERDWSAYHRGTVEFHLRNARAWGDKAVGADLAAQIDPGFVPGVLSTATR, translated from the coding sequence GTGCGCATCGCGTTCGTCGGCAAGGGCGGCAGCGGGAAGACGACGTCGGCGGCGGTGTTCAGCCGGTACCTCGCCGAGCAGGGGCACCCGGTGCTGGCGATCGACGCCGACATCAACCAGCACCTGGGTCAGGCCCTCGGCCACGACGGGGAGCCGCCGCGGCCGCTGGGCTCGGACCTGACCTGGCTGAAGGACCACGTGCGTGGCACGAACCCGCGCATCGCCTCGGCCGCGACGATGATCAAGACGACGCCGCCGGGCCCCGGGTCGCGGATGCTCGACCTCGACCCCGCGGGCGAGCTGCTCGCTCGGTACTCCGTCGAGGTCGCCGGGGTGCAGCAGCTCGTCACCGGCGAGTTCGACGAGGCGGACATCGGCGTCTCCTGCTACCACTCCAAGACCGGTGCGGTGGAGCTCTACCTCAACCACCTCATCGATGGTCCCGGCGAGTACGTGGTCGTCGACATGACCGCCGGGGCCGACGCCTTCGCATCCGGACTGTTCACCCGGTTCGACCTGACGGTGCTGGTCAGCGAACCGACCCGGCGCGGGGTCGGGGTCTTCCGCCAGTACGCGGAGCACGCGGCCGGGCACGGCGTCGCGCTCGCGGTGCTGGGCAACAAGGTCGCCGACGACGCCGACGTCGCGTACCTGCGCGAGCAGGTCGGCGACGCGCTGATCGGCTGGTTCGAGCAGTCGTCGTGGGTGCGGGCGGCGGAGCGGGGGAGCGTCCAGCCGGTCTCCGCGCTGGAGCCGGCCAACCTCGCCGCGCTCGCCGCCGTGCGGTCCGCCCTCGACGCCCGTGAGCGTGACTGGTCCGCCTACCACCGCGGCACCGTCGAGTTCCACCTGCGCAACGCCCGCGCCTGGGGCGACAAGGCCGTCGGCGCCGACCTCGCCGCCCAGATCGACCCCGGCTTCGTGCCCGGGGTGCTGTCCACCGCCACCCGCTAG
- a CDS encoding proteasome assembly chaperone family protein encodes MLEPAELYEIVDDAPALEEPVLIVALDGFVDAGNAGRLALEALETSGSSSRTIVRFDVDQLVDYRSRRPPLRFESDRWAAYHGPELDIVALTDTAETQFLLLSGPEPDTQWERFSAAVEQLVQRLGVRLVINLTAIPMAVPHTRPIGVTVHGTRPELTEGHEAWFATAEVPGSAVALMEFRLGEAGHDAMGFAVHVPHYLARSEYPQAARVLLDHVGLAAGLYLPTESLSAAAERAEAEIAEQVAGSEEVAQVVSALERQYDTVSSGRGERGGMGLSGELPSADELAAEVEKFLADQDDEKGGKGDPGPITPG; translated from the coding sequence GTGCTGGAACCGGCCGAGCTGTACGAGATCGTGGACGACGCCCCGGCACTCGAGGAGCCCGTGCTGATCGTGGCGCTGGACGGTTTCGTCGACGCCGGCAACGCCGGACGACTGGCCCTGGAGGCACTGGAGACCAGCGGGAGCTCGTCGAGGACGATCGTGAGGTTCGACGTCGACCAGCTCGTCGACTACCGGTCGCGGCGGCCCCCGCTGCGCTTCGAGTCCGACCGATGGGCGGCCTACCACGGCCCGGAGCTCGACATCGTCGCGCTCACCGACACCGCGGAGACGCAGTTCCTGCTGCTGTCGGGTCCCGAGCCGGACACCCAGTGGGAGCGCTTCTCCGCCGCGGTCGAGCAGCTGGTGCAGCGCCTCGGCGTGCGATTGGTGATCAACCTCACCGCGATCCCGATGGCCGTGCCGCACACCCGCCCGATCGGGGTCACCGTGCACGGCACCCGCCCGGAGCTGACCGAGGGGCACGAGGCCTGGTTCGCCACCGCCGAGGTGCCCGGCAGCGCCGTCGCGCTGATGGAGTTCCGGCTCGGCGAGGCGGGGCACGACGCGATGGGGTTCGCGGTGCACGTGCCGCACTACCTCGCGCGCTCGGAGTACCCGCAGGCCGCACGCGTGCTGCTCGACCACGTCGGGCTCGCCGCCGGGCTCTACCTCCCCACCGAGTCGCTGTCGGCCGCCGCCGAGCGCGCCGAGGCGGAGATCGCGGAGCAGGTCGCGGGCTCGGAGGAGGTCGCGCAGGTCGTCTCCGCGCTGGAGCGGCAGTACGACACCGTGTCCTCCGGGCGCGGCGAGCGCGGCGGGATGGGCCTGTCCGGTGAGCTGCCCAGCGCCGACGAGCTGGCGGCCGAGGTCGAGAAGTTCCTCGCCGACCAGGACGACGAGAAGGGCGGCAAGGGCGACCCGGGGCCGATCACCCCGGGCTGA